Part of the Chroogloeocystis siderophila 5.2 s.c.1 genome, TGCCATATTCTGAAAGAACAATGACTTTAGCAGAATGCGACTCGTAGAATTGAATTAACTCTTGACATACGGTATCTATTTCTTGCAAGTCATGCGCAATTGCACTGATATCAGTTCCGACTCTTTGTAAGCAGTAATCTAAGTGTGGTAGATAAATTAACGTTAGCGTTGGCGAAGACATTTCCTCGAGTGCGATCGCGGCTTGTGCAATCCACTGCGTCGAGCGTATGGTTGTTTTTGGTCCCCAAAATTCAAATAAGGGAAAAGTCCCTAAACGTTCTTGCAACTTAAATCTTAATTCCGCAGGTTGCGTATAAATATCAGGAATCTTTCTACCATCTGCGGGATACATCGGTCGTGGCGTTACCGAAATATCAACTGAGGAGTACATATTATACCACCAAAAGAGATTCGCGCAGGTGAAACTAGGGTCTAAAGCGCGCGCTGCTTCCCAAATCTTTTGGGCTTGAACTAACTTATTCGACTGTCGCCAGAATTTCACCTCACACTCATCGCGGAAGTACCAGCCATTCGCAACGATACCGTGATCTTGAGGATACTTACCAGTTAAATAACTTGCTTGTACCGAACACGTCACCGCGGGTAATACAGGATTAATAGAGGCTATTTGTCTTGATGCTGCCCATTTTGATAAGAATGGCGCGTGCTTTAATAAACTGGGTGTTAATCCGACGACATTCAGAACTACAGTTTTGTGCATAAGGTTTGACAAATTCTTCCTTATTAACGTTTGTGGCTGATTCGGTTGAAACCGCATCTACAAAGGCAAAACCTATTTTGTAGTTAGTCCACGCAGGTGGACTTAGTATGTTAAGCGGTGACTTCAGTCGCCAAATGTTGCAATATCCATTCGTATTCTCGCTGAATTGAGGCGAGTAAATCGAGTTTCATTGCTGGTGGTAAAATATCCCAGGTATAAGTTTCAATTTCTAGATGGTGACATTGTTGTTTCCCTAACAAATTAAGAACCGCAACAATATCATTTTGGGTAGATTGCAGCGTTTGGTAATCGTGAATAAAAATCGGAACGTGAAAATGTGTTCGCCACTCTTGGGCTGTTGATTGTGCTAGATGAGGTAACGCTGTGCTTAAATCTGAATAGTGGTGTAATGTACCATCGTGCGATCGCGCAATAACTTGGTGTAAATAGGTCGATTCGGCAAACGAACTCAATTTATCACCAATAGCTTGACGCTGAGTAACTTCATCAGGTAATGTCACTCGAATTGCTGCACTAATTTGAATTTTACCAATAGAAATTCCTGCGGTTTGTAGCC contains:
- a CDS encoding alkaline phosphatase family protein gives rise to the protein MHKTVVLNVVGLTPSLLKHAPFLSKWAASRQIASINPVLPAVTCSVQASYLTGKYPQDHGIVANGWYFRDECEVKFWRQSNKLVQAQKIWEAARALDPSFTCANLFWWYNMYSSVDISVTPRPMYPADGRKIPDIYTQPAELRFKLQERLGTFPLFEFWGPKTTIRSTQWIAQAAIALEEMSSPTLTLIYLPHLDYCLQRVGTDISAIAHDLQEIDTVCQELIQFYESHSAKVIVLSEYGITPVSRAVSLNRVLREHGYLAVREELGRELLDPGASAAFAVADHQIAHIYVSDRTKIAEVQQLIEQVPGVDFVLGEEGKAAYHLNHPRSGELVAVATPDAWFTYYYWFDDQKAPDFARTVDIHRKPGYDPVELFVDPTIRWQQLKVAKILLQKQLGFRTLMDIIPLDASLVKGSHGRIPTTTDEAPLLITQDSLPGSTLEATDVYDVILSHLL